A section of the Phycodurus eques isolate BA_2022a chromosome 4, UOR_Pequ_1.1, whole genome shotgun sequence genome encodes:
- the emc2 gene encoding ER membrane protein complex subunit 2, whose amino-acid sequence MTQAALPKEKMASVSELYDVGWEEMRDKLRKWREDNCRNSEQIVDVGEELIGEHSSKLGDDIWIIYEQVMIAALDCSRDDLALTCLQELRKQFPDSHRVKRLSGMRLEALERYDEANKHYDAILQDDPTNTAARKRKISILKAQGKSPEAIRELNEYLEQFVGDQEAWHELSELYINEHDYGKAAFCLEELMMTNPHNHLYCEQYAEVKYTQGGLENLELSRKYFAQALRLNNRNMRALFGLYMSASHIAASPKVSAKMKKDNIKYAAWAANQINRAYKMAGRGSKENKCSVKAVEEMLESMQITMS is encoded by the exons AGATGCGAGACAAGCTGCGCAAATGGAGAGAGGATAACTGCAGAAACAGTGAACAAATAGTGGACGTTGGTGAAGAGCTCATCGGTGAACATTCATCTAAACTGGGGGATGACA TATGGATTATTTATGAGCAGGTGATGATTGCGGCGTTGGACTGCAGTCGGGATGACTTGGCTCTG ACCTGTCTACAGGAACTGAGGAAGCAGTTTCCAGATAGCCACAGAGTGAAGCGATTATCGGGCATGAGACTGGAAGCTTTGGAAAG GTACGATGAGGCCAACAAGCACTATGATGCTATTCTTCAAGATGACCCCACAAATACG GCTGCAAGAAAACGCAAGATCTCGATATTGAAGGCCCAGGGAAAGAGCCCTGAAGCCATCCGGGAGCTCAATGAATATTTAGAGCA ATTTGTTGGTGACCAAGAAGCATGGCATGAGTTGTCAGAACTCTACATAAATGAACATGA CTATGGAAAAGCTGCATTTTGTCTTGAGGAGCTGATGATGACCAATCCTCACAATCACTTGTATTGTGAGCAGTACGCTGAG GTGAAGTACACGCAGGGAGGCCTGGAAAACCTGGAGCTGTCCAGAAAGTATTTTGCCCAAGCTTTGAGGCTGAACAACAGAAACATGAGAGCATTGTTTGGTCTGTATATG TCTGCAAGTCACATAGCTGCTAGCCCGAAGGTTAGTGCCAAGATGAAAAAGGACAACATAAAGTATGCTGCCTGGGCTGCCAATCAAATAAATAGAGCTTATAAG ATGGCTGGTCGTGGGTCCAAGGAGAACAAGTGCTCTGTAAAGGCAGTGGAAGAGATGTTGGAATCGATGCAGATAACCATGTCGTAG